In a genomic window of Meriones unguiculatus strain TT.TT164.6M chromosome 8, Bangor_MerUng_6.1, whole genome shotgun sequence:
- the Gli4 gene encoding zinc finger protein GLI4 isoform X2, producing MAALEDTEEATPVLSPSSLSPPGTPGDQRHVALHGHPHDPEREPEKTPASPNAGSPGDGLASDGRAPESPLKTLPSMSVCEDGVSQECSLEQPAGQPPGTTPCSQKKDTWHMVLLPQGAPGTEGSTKKTAELGSSLGRDCRPTGPRGTKPHRCEACGKCFKYNSLLLKHQRIHTGEKPYACHECGKRFGSWWGFMQHHRIHTGEKPYQCGQCGQAFSHSSHFTQHLRIHNGEKPYKCGECGHAFSQSSNLVRHQRLHTGERPYVCSECGKAFIWSSVLIEHQRIHTGEKPYECEDCGKAFRGRSHFFRHLRTHTGEKPFACGTCGKAFGQSSQLIQHQRVHYHE from the exons ATGGCAGCATTAGAGGACACTGAGGAGGCCACTCCCGTCCTGTCACCCAGCAGTCTGTCACCACCAGGGACACCTGGAGACCAGCGCCATGTGGCACTCCACGGGCATCCTCACG ACCCTGAGCGGGAGCCCGAGAAGACCCCAGCCTCTCCCAATGCCGGCAGTCCTGGAGATGGTCTGGCCTCAGATGGGAGGGCACCGGAGAGCCCCTTGAAGACTCTTCCcagcatgtctgtgtgtgaggaTGGCGTCAGCCAGGAATGTAGCTTGGAGCAGCCAGCAGGCCAGCCTCCAGGAACCACGCCCTGCTCTCAGAAAAAGGACACTTGGCACATGGTACTCTTGCCACAGGGGGCCCCAGGGACCGAGGGCAGCACCAAGAAGACTGCGGAACTGGGCAGTAGCTTGGGCCGAGACTGCCGGCCAACGGGCCCTCGGGGCACCAAGCCGCACCGCTGTGAGGCCTGCGGGAAATGCTTCAAGTACAACTCTCTGCTGCTGAAGCACCAGCGCATCCACACCGGGGAGAAGCCCTACGCCTGTCATGAGTGTGGCAAGCGCTTCGGGAGCTGGTGGGGCTTCATGCAGCACCACCGCATCCACACGGGCGAGAAGCCCTACCAGTGCGGCCAGTGCGGCCAGGCCTTCAGCCACAGCTCCCACTTCACACAGCACCTGCGCATCCACAACGGCGAGAAGCCCTACAAGTGTGGCGAATGCGGGCACGCCTTCAGCCAGAGCTCCAACCTGGTGCGCCACCAGCGGCTGCACACGGGGGAGCGGCCGTACGTGTGCAGTGAGTGCGGCAAGGCCTTCATCTGGAGCTCCGTGCTCATCGAACACCAGCGCATCCACACGGGCGAGAAGCCCTACGAGTGCGAGGACTGCGGCAAGGCCTTCCGCGGCCGCTCGCACTTCTTCCGGCACCTGCGGACTCACACCGGCGAGAAGCCCTTCGCCTGCGGCACGTGTGGCAAAGCTTTTGGCCAGAGCTCTCAGCTCATCCAGCACCAGAGGGTGCACTACCACGAATAG
- the Gli4 gene encoding zinc finger protein GLI4 isoform X1, producing MQIRSHGWLVTIRTEKMGSWGSCRAECSEQGWVGRRPDQSQPGHQPASPRQEMSGQLGLCLPTELRENAFPEPQGLRRVSLMGAQSPHPAELLFGAIRRCWVGEGYTVCQGLGFSVLESSSKFRKEGRGRDAALWIALVPCLQALLVLALRCLPRQQTQTSKKWTSRDMGLDPEREPEKTPASPNAGSPGDGLASDGRAPESPLKTLPSMSVCEDGVSQECSLEQPAGQPPGTTPCSQKKDTWHMVLLPQGAPGTEGSTKKTAELGSSLGRDCRPTGPRGTKPHRCEACGKCFKYNSLLLKHQRIHTGEKPYACHECGKRFGSWWGFMQHHRIHTGEKPYQCGQCGQAFSHSSHFTQHLRIHNGEKPYKCGECGHAFSQSSNLVRHQRLHTGERPYVCSECGKAFIWSSVLIEHQRIHTGEKPYECEDCGKAFRGRSHFFRHLRTHTGEKPFACGTCGKAFGQSSQLIQHQRVHYHE from the exons ATGCAGATCAGGAGTCATGGCTGGCTTGTGACCATAAGAACAGAGAAGATGGGATCTTGGGGCAGCTGCAGGGCTGAGTGTAGTGAGCAGGGATGGGTGGGAAGGAGGCCAGACCAGAGTCAGCCAGGACATCAGCCAGCATCACCCAGACAGGAGATGTCAGGGCAGCTGGGCTTGTGCCTGCCTACAGAACTGAGGGAGAATGCATTCCCAGAGCCACAGGGCCTCAGGAGGGTTTCCTTGATGGGGGCACAGTCACCACATCCAGCTGAACTTCTCTTCGGGGCCATAAGGAGATGCTGGGTAGGTGAGGGATATACTGTGTGTCAGGGTCTTGGCTTCAGTGTCTTGGAGTCCTCCTCTAAGttcaggaaggagggaaggggcagagATGCTGCCCTCTGGATAGCCTTAGTTCCCTGCCTCCAGGCTCTCCTTGTTCTAGCCCTGAGGTGCCTTCCCAGACAGCAGACCCAGACCTCCAAGAAGTGGACCAGCAGAGACATGGGGCTTG ACCCTGAGCGGGAGCCCGAGAAGACCCCAGCCTCTCCCAATGCCGGCAGTCCTGGAGATGGTCTGGCCTCAGATGGGAGGGCACCGGAGAGCCCCTTGAAGACTCTTCCcagcatgtctgtgtgtgaggaTGGCGTCAGCCAGGAATGTAGCTTGGAGCAGCCAGCAGGCCAGCCTCCAGGAACCACGCCCTGCTCTCAGAAAAAGGACACTTGGCACATGGTACTCTTGCCACAGGGGGCCCCAGGGACCGAGGGCAGCACCAAGAAGACTGCGGAACTGGGCAGTAGCTTGGGCCGAGACTGCCGGCCAACGGGCCCTCGGGGCACCAAGCCGCACCGCTGTGAGGCCTGCGGGAAATGCTTCAAGTACAACTCTCTGCTGCTGAAGCACCAGCGCATCCACACCGGGGAGAAGCCCTACGCCTGTCATGAGTGTGGCAAGCGCTTCGGGAGCTGGTGGGGCTTCATGCAGCACCACCGCATCCACACGGGCGAGAAGCCCTACCAGTGCGGCCAGTGCGGCCAGGCCTTCAGCCACAGCTCCCACTTCACACAGCACCTGCGCATCCACAACGGCGAGAAGCCCTACAAGTGTGGCGAATGCGGGCACGCCTTCAGCCAGAGCTCCAACCTGGTGCGCCACCAGCGGCTGCACACGGGGGAGCGGCCGTACGTGTGCAGTGAGTGCGGCAAGGCCTTCATCTGGAGCTCCGTGCTCATCGAACACCAGCGCATCCACACGGGCGAGAAGCCCTACGAGTGCGAGGACTGCGGCAAGGCCTTCCGCGGCCGCTCGCACTTCTTCCGGCACCTGCGGACTCACACCGGCGAGAAGCCCTTCGCCTGCGGCACGTGTGGCAAAGCTTTTGGCCAGAGCTCTCAGCTCATCCAGCACCAGAGGGTGCACTACCACGAATAG